The genomic segment CGTCACGTCGAGCGCCTCGGCGCGGTCGAGCGGCGGGAGGATCGTCGCGAGGCGGCGCGCGAGCAGCGTCTTCCCCGAGCCGGGCGGGCCGATGAGCAGCACGTTGTGGCTTCCCGCGGCCGCGACCTCCAGCGCGCGCCGCGCCGACTTCTGGCCCTTGACCTCCGCGAAGTCGCAGTCCGCGCGCGGCAGAGGCGGCGGCGGCGCGGTCCACGGGGCGAGCGCCGCGCGCTTGCCGGAGAGAGCGTCCACCGCGTCGCGCAGGGTGGCGACGGCGAGGACTTCGAGCCCGTCCACCTCCGCCGCCTCGCGCGCGGCCTCGGGCGGGACGAGGAGCGCGCGGAAGCCGGCCGCGCGGACGGCGATCGCCGCCGAGAGCGTGCCGCGCGCCGGGCGCAGCGAGCCGTCGAGGCCGACCTCGCCGTAGGCGGCGGTCGCGGCGAGCGGCGCGACGAGCGCGGGGAGCTTGAGGGCGGCCACGGCGAGGCACATCGGCAGGTCGAGCCCCACGCCGGTCTTCGGGACGTCGGCCGGCGCGAGGTTGATCACCAGCGCCGCGAGTTCGCTGTCCTCGGCGTTCCAGAGCGCGGCGCGCTGGAGCGCGATGCGCATCCGCTCCCGCGCCTCGCGCACGGCCCCTTCCGCTTGGCCGACGATCGCCGCGCGCGGCTCGCCGCGGGCCCGCGCGGCCTCGACCTCGACGACGAGCGCGTCCACGCCGAAGAGGCCGGCGCCGAAGGCCCGGCCGACCGGCTGCTCCGCCTCCCGCCTCGTCCGCGCCGCCGTCTCCTCGTCGCGACGTTCCGCCTCGCCGCGACCGCTCCCCGCGTCGGAACGTTCCGCCTCGCCGCCGCGGCGCGCCGCGGCGCGCGTCGCGCCCGTCTCCCGATCCTCCTCCGCGCGCATGCCCCCTCCGCTCCGCAACGTACGACGCCGCGCCGCGCGGCCGCGCCCCGTCGCCTCCGCGCCGTTGCGCGGGCGGGATATACGCACCCCTTGGGGCTATATTTCCGGGGGGCTCGACCTTCCCGGCCGCCCCTGCGGAGACCAGCGCCATGGCGACCGACGCGCGTCCGTTCACGTTCGACGACGAGCTCGCC from the bacterium genome contains:
- a CDS encoding YifB family Mg chelatase-like AAA ATPase; this translates as MRAEEDRETGATRAAARRGGEAERSDAGSGRGEAERRDEETAARTRREAEQPVGRAFGAGLFGVDALVVEVEAARARGEPRAAIVGQAEGAVREARERMRIALQRAALWNAEDSELAALVINLAPADVPKTGVGLDLPMCLAVAALKLPALVAPLAATAAYGEVGLDGSLRPARGTLSAAIAVRAAGFRALLVPPEAAREAAEVDGLEVLAVATLRDAVDALSGKRAALAPWTAPPPPLPRADCDFAEVKGQKSARRALEVAAAGSHNVLLIGPPGSGKTLLARRLATILPPLDRAEALDVTRVHSAAGLVAAGGGLVRERPFRAPHHSVSGAGLVGGGSPPRPGEIALAAHGVLFLDELPEFPRAVLEMLRQPLEDGQIAVVRALGRARFPARFVLVGAMNPCPCGWRGSRARECRCTPSMVDRYQGRISGPLLDRIDIHVEVPALSGAELAREAPGESSAAVRARVVAARAVQEARNGRFGVVYNAHLPVRRLAEAAALTPRAKADLERAMNLLRLSARAHDRVLKVARTLADLAGRADVDAPQVAEAVAYRALDRGGA